A part of Curtobacterium sp. MCLR17_036 genomic DNA contains:
- a CDS encoding Dabb family protein → MSAVTHVVLVEWDGEDRSSEASALARDHLTRIDGVDSVQAGPSVSTEGKEGGFHWMLVVRFLDHAALDAYLPHPEHRPVAEFIGGASARVVVFDVEDAIGAPTPV, encoded by the coding sequence GTGTCCGCAGTGACGCACGTCGTGCTGGTCGAGTGGGACGGCGAGGACCGCTCGTCCGAGGCCTCGGCGCTCGCCCGAGACCACCTGACGCGCATCGACGGCGTCGACTCGGTGCAGGCCGGGCCCAGCGTGAGCACCGAGGGCAAGGAGGGCGGCTTCCACTGGATGCTCGTCGTCCGCTTCCTGGACCACGCGGCCCTCGACGCCTACCTGCCGCACCCGGAGCACCGGCCGGTCGCGGAGTTCATCGGCGGGGCCAGTGCGCGGGTCGTGGTCTTCGACGTGGAGGATGCGATCGGCGCCCCGACCCCGGTGTGA
- a CDS encoding Ig-like domain repeat protein, with protein MSLLSGAPSRRRTTTLRIGGAVIGAALIAGASVIGTGAASAAPTSPTSNISTGGPIHILLGVGATESQRIASWYFPTNVAQSLEIQKTADMTGGVFTDAKQTIAASKAANTAVDTSTTDSNTKNLPGIAAESGYINAHATISDLEPNTSYTYHVGAADGSAWSASYTFTTKSFSGDFDFLFFGDPQIGSSGYVDDDGAGWANTLDYATSTEPDAELLVSGGDQIEHANNEYEWGAFADSSDVLKRYPWASTIGNHDVGGKAYEQHNQVPNSLKVPDFYPGGNSTANSGGDYWYMYKGVLFIDINSNAYSGGSDAAHVNYVRDVIERHGEDAKWTALVYHHSIYSPADHANDKDNQQRRFDFTRAFSDMGVDIVLQGHDHSYSRSYAIKNGKKANKNEQPAAPDVFSGPGGVIYITANSASGSKYYDLTTPDATQGGYGADPLDPTGKRHFANSVENQEHVRTFVKVSVTDEKLNVENIRAGDCSTLNSAVVHGNVPDCGVTLQPTASADPAPIGSTVDAFDLHAELPATATTLAVSASEQTFRTAKPVTVTATVSGGIGTQQGTVTFSDGSKVLGTAELQGGKASLVLPSTLAVGKHAITASFVNADSTFSGTDSKTAKATSVTVTKAPSRTAIKYSGTKATVQVKATGFTVNGTARIYQGTKRLATVTVKNGKVTTTMPLKKGTHKLHAVFAGTSELTESSSPVVAVVVK; from the coding sequence ATGAGTCTCCTGTCCGGCGCCCCTTCGCGGCGCAGAACCACCACGCTCCGCATCGGCGGAGCGGTCATCGGGGCCGCGCTCATCGCGGGCGCCTCGGTGATCGGCACCGGGGCCGCCTCGGCGGCGCCGACCTCGCCCACCTCGAACATCTCGACGGGCGGCCCCATCCACATCCTGCTCGGCGTCGGCGCGACCGAGAGCCAGCGCATCGCCTCGTGGTACTTCCCCACGAACGTCGCGCAGTCGCTCGAGATCCAGAAGACCGCCGACATGACCGGCGGCGTCTTCACCGACGCGAAGCAGACCATCGCCGCGTCGAAGGCCGCGAACACCGCGGTCGACACGAGCACCACCGACTCGAACACGAAGAACCTGCCCGGCATCGCCGCCGAGTCCGGCTACATCAACGCGCACGCGACGATCTCGGACCTCGAGCCGAACACCTCGTACACGTACCACGTGGGTGCCGCCGACGGTTCGGCGTGGTCGGCGTCGTACACGTTCACCACGAAGAGCTTCTCCGGCGACTTCGACTTCCTGTTCTTCGGTGACCCGCAGATCGGTTCGTCGGGCTACGTCGACGACGACGGCGCGGGCTGGGCGAACACGCTCGACTACGCCACGAGCACCGAGCCGGACGCCGAGCTCCTGGTCTCCGGCGGCGACCAGATCGAGCACGCGAACAACGAGTACGAGTGGGGCGCCTTCGCGGACAGCAGCGACGTCCTGAAGCGCTACCCGTGGGCCTCGACCATCGGCAACCACGACGTCGGCGGCAAGGCCTACGAGCAGCACAACCAGGTGCCGAACTCGCTCAAGGTCCCCGACTTCTACCCCGGTGGCAACTCGACCGCGAACTCCGGCGGCGACTACTGGTACATGTACAAGGGCGTCCTGTTCATCGACATCAACTCGAACGCCTACTCCGGCGGCTCGGACGCAGCGCACGTGAACTACGTCCGCGACGTCATCGAGCGCCACGGCGAGGACGCCAAGTGGACCGCGCTGGTCTACCACCACTCGATCTACTCGCCGGCCGACCACGCGAACGACAAGGACAACCAGCAGCGCCGGTTCGACTTCACCCGTGCGTTCTCGGACATGGGTGTCGACATCGTCCTGCAGGGCCACGACCACTCGTACTCGCGCAGCTACGCGATCAAGAACGGCAAGAAGGCCAACAAGAACGAGCAGCCCGCCGCTCCTGACGTCTTCTCCGGCCCCGGTGGCGTGATCTACATCACGGCGAACTCGGCCTCCGGCTCGAAGTACTACGACCTCACCACCCCGGACGCCACCCAGGGCGGTTACGGTGCCGACCCGCTCGACCCGACCGGCAAGCGCCACTTCGCCAACTCGGTCGAGAACCAGGAGCACGTCCGCACGTTCGTCAAGGTGTCCGTCACCGACGAGAAGCTGAACGTCGAGAACATCCGCGCCGGTGACTGCAGCACGCTGAACTCCGCCGTCGTGCACGGCAACGTGCCGGACTGCGGCGTCACGCTCCAGCCGACCGCCTCGGCCGACCCGGCGCCCATCGGCTCCACGGTCGACGCGTTCGACCTGCACGCCGAGCTCCCGGCGACCGCCACCACCCTCGCCGTCTCGGCATCCGAGCAGACCTTCCGCACGGCGAAGCCGGTCACGGTCACCGCGACGGTCTCCGGCGGCATCGGCACCCAGCAGGGCACGGTGACGTTCTCGGACGGCAGCAAGGTCCTCGGTACCGCCGAACTGCAGGGCGGGAAGGCCAGCCTGGTCCTGCCGAGCACGCTCGCGGTCGGGAAGCACGCGATCACGGCATCGTTCGTCAACGCCGACTCGACCTTCTCGGGCACCGACTCGAAGACGGCGAAGGCCACCTCGGTCACCGTCACGAAGGCCCCGTCGCGCACCGCGATCAAGTACAGCGGCACGAAGGCGACCGTCCAGGTCAAGGCGACCGGCTTCACGGTCAACGGCACCGCCCGGATCTACCAGGGCACGAAGCGCCTGGCGACCGTCACCGTGAAGAACGGCAAGGTCACCACGACGATGCCGCTGAAGAAGGGCACGCACAAGCTGCACGCCGTCTTCGCCGGCACGAGCGAGCTCACCGAGAGCTCCAGCCCGGTCGTCGCGGTGGTCGTCAAGTAA
- a CDS encoding TlpA disulfide reductase family protein: MRIRPVAVLAVVAAAALLAGCTDSDGLVSQYRAGDTKNYVSGNGAVSEFPAAHRGDPVVFTTRDLQGHTVTAEQFRGKALVLNFWFAGCVPCRVEAADLNDVSTRQRDHAAFLGVNVRDSAGTAESFVRRHDVAYDTVLDVDGAPVQLAFSGSAAPNATPSTIVLDRRGRVSARILGPVDASVLETLVRDADR; encoded by the coding sequence ATGAGGATCCGTCCGGTCGCCGTGCTCGCCGTCGTCGCGGCAGCCGCGCTGCTCGCCGGGTGCACCGACTCGGACGGCCTGGTCAGCCAGTACCGGGCCGGCGACACGAAGAACTACGTGTCCGGCAACGGTGCGGTGAGCGAGTTCCCGGCGGCGCACCGCGGCGACCCCGTCGTGTTCACCACCCGCGACCTGCAGGGGCACACCGTCACCGCGGAGCAGTTCCGCGGCAAGGCCCTCGTGCTCAACTTCTGGTTCGCCGGCTGCGTGCCCTGCCGGGTCGAGGCGGCCGACCTCAACGACGTCAGCACGCGGCAGCGCGACCACGCGGCGTTCCTCGGCGTGAACGTCCGCGACTCGGCCGGCACCGCCGAGTCGTTCGTCCGCCGGCACGACGTCGCCTACGACACCGTGCTCGACGTCGACGGTGCGCCCGTGCAGCTGGCCTTCTCGGGCTCGGCGGCGCCGAACGCCACCCCGTCGACGATCGTGCTCGACCGACGCGGACGGGTCAGCGCCCGGATCCTCGGGCCGGTGGACGCGAGCGTGCTCGAGACCCTGGTGCGCGACGCCGACCGGTGA
- a CDS encoding glycosyltransferase family 39 protein: MEGRGSGAVPHAAGALRRVFGSAWFIGLLATLATAVGSGVPSYWNDEAATLRLARLPVADMLAFVQEKDAVHVVYALLVHGWIAVFGESEVAVRAPSAIAVGVATAGVVVLVRELGQPRAAVVAAVVFVVLPRTSFNGTEARSYALTTALVTWAAVWALRAGRDRGAGRWTVFAVLTGLAAATFVYALLLVPAFVALALLHGRVDRRRLVALAVAVAAAVVIAAPVLVTAASQGSQVGWLAHQPVNAWTVLVEPFAAQAWWLAALLTTIVVVVGVRRARRPWAAHRRTVLVLALWLLLPGAVLVLGSLLVTPAYTPRYLSTSTPAAAVVVGLAVAGVRRTVTWVLLAAMVLAASPALVTMRTPLGKPAGTDLRGMARTLQHEARPGDGFLLADRGTVSLRPRVALAAYPDAFAGLDDVAYRGSYRTTGSYSDRLVGTAALRDRLRSEQRVWLVVPDAGDPELRDALRATGFTPAHREHVSGAEITLWTR; this comes from the coding sequence GTGGAGGGACGGGGGAGCGGCGCCGTCCCGCACGCCGCCGGGGCCCTGCGCCGCGTGTTCGGCAGCGCGTGGTTCATCGGGCTCCTCGCGACGCTCGCGACCGCCGTCGGCAGTGGCGTCCCCTCGTACTGGAACGACGAGGCCGCGACGCTCCGGCTCGCCCGCCTGCCGGTCGCCGACATGCTGGCCTTCGTGCAGGAGAAGGACGCCGTGCACGTCGTGTACGCGCTGCTCGTGCACGGGTGGATCGCCGTCTTCGGCGAGTCCGAGGTCGCCGTCCGGGCGCCCTCGGCGATCGCGGTGGGGGTCGCCACCGCCGGGGTCGTCGTGCTCGTGCGCGAGCTCGGGCAGCCGCGGGCAGCCGTCGTCGCCGCGGTCGTCTTCGTCGTGCTGCCGCGGACGTCGTTCAACGGCACCGAGGCCCGCTCGTACGCCCTGACCACCGCGCTCGTCACCTGGGCGGCGGTGTGGGCGCTCCGCGCCGGACGTGACCGCGGCGCCGGGCGCTGGACCGTCTTCGCGGTGCTGACCGGGCTCGCGGCGGCCACGTTCGTGTACGCGCTGCTGCTCGTGCCGGCGTTCGTCGCGCTGGCGCTGCTGCACGGGCGCGTCGACCGTCGGCGGCTGGTGGCGCTCGCCGTCGCCGTCGCGGCCGCCGTCGTGATCGCGGCACCGGTCCTCGTCACCGCGGCGTCGCAGGGCTCGCAGGTCGGGTGGCTCGCGCACCAGCCCGTGAACGCCTGGACCGTCCTGGTCGAACCGTTCGCCGCGCAGGCCTGGTGGCTCGCGGCCCTGCTGACCACGATCGTCGTGGTCGTCGGGGTGCGGCGAGCACGACGACCGTGGGCCGCACACCGCCGGACCGTCCTGGTGCTGGCGCTCTGGCTGCTGCTGCCCGGAGCGGTGCTCGTCCTCGGCAGCCTGCTCGTGACGCCGGCCTACACACCGCGGTACCTCAGCACGAGCACCCCCGCCGCGGCGGTCGTCGTCGGGCTGGCCGTTGCCGGGGTCCGGCGCACCGTCACGTGGGTGCTCCTGGCCGCGATGGTGCTCGCCGCGTCGCCGGCGCTCGTGACGATGCGCACCCCGCTCGGCAAGCCCGCGGGCACCGACCTGCGCGGCATGGCGCGGACGCTGCAGCACGAGGCACGGCCGGGGGACGGGTTCCTGCTCGCCGACCGCGGCACGGTGTCGCTCCGGCCGCGCGTGGCGCTCGCCGCGTACCCGGACGCCTTCGCCGGGCTCGACGACGTCGCGTACCGCGGGTCCTACCGGACGACGGGCAGCTACTCCGACCGGCTCGTCGGCACCGCGGCGCTGCGCGACCGGCTGCGGTCCGAGCAGCGGGTGTGGCTCGTCGTGCCGGACGCGGGCGACCCGGAGCTGCGGGACGCACTCCGGGCCACCGGCTTCACCCCGGCGCACCGCGAACACGTCTCCGGGGCCGAGATCACGCTCTGGACCCGGTGA
- a CDS encoding SDR family oxidoreductase, with the protein MSQYDKRDPNTLYPAPPYPEQEQSLPGAAWKMDPKPDHGEESYVGLGRLKGFRGIVTGADSGIGRAAAIALSREGADLVLSYLPDEQEDAEQVRDLLESEGRRAVLFPGDIADEQYCKDLVQKGVDELGGLDTLVMVAGRMDSNDDILTLDTSMFDSTFKTNIYSLFWLTKAAVPHLEPGSTIVTTGSIQASTPSADKIDYAVSKGAIKLFTEAVAQQLAPKGIRVNSVAPGPVWTPLQPGSDDAQTVAHFGEGSPFGRPGQPAELGAAYVHLVSPESSYQSGSTITIAGGTPAF; encoded by the coding sequence ATGAGCCAGTACGACAAGCGCGATCCGAACACCCTCTACCCGGCCCCTCCGTACCCGGAGCAGGAGCAGTCGCTCCCCGGAGCCGCCTGGAAGATGGACCCGAAGCCCGACCATGGCGAGGAGAGCTACGTCGGCCTCGGCCGGCTGAAGGGCTTCCGCGGCATCGTGACCGGCGCCGACTCCGGCATCGGCCGTGCCGCCGCGATCGCGCTGTCGCGCGAGGGCGCCGACCTGGTGCTGTCCTACCTGCCCGACGAGCAGGAGGACGCCGAGCAGGTCCGAGACCTGCTCGAGTCCGAGGGTCGTCGCGCCGTGCTGTTCCCCGGTGACATCGCCGACGAGCAGTACTGCAAGGACCTCGTGCAGAAGGGCGTCGACGAGCTCGGCGGTCTCGACACGCTCGTCATGGTCGCCGGCCGCATGGACAGCAACGACGACATCCTGACGCTCGACACCTCGATGTTCGACTCCACCTTCAAGACGAACATCTACTCGCTGTTCTGGCTGACCAAGGCTGCCGTGCCGCACCTGGAGCCCGGCTCGACCATCGTCACCACCGGCTCGATCCAGGCGTCGACCCCGTCCGCCGACAAGATCGACTACGCCGTCTCGAAGGGCGCGATCAAGCTCTTCACCGAGGCCGTCGCCCAGCAGCTCGCCCCCAAGGGCATCCGCGTGAACTCGGTCGCCCCCGGCCCCGTGTGGACCCCGCTGCAGCCCGGCTCGGACGACGCCCAGACCGTCGCGCACTTCGGCGAGGGTTCGCCGTTCGGCCGCCCCGGCCAGCCCGCCGAGCTCGGTGCCGCCTACGTGCACCTGGTCAGCCCGGAGTCGAGCTACCAGTCCGGCTCCACCATCACGATCGCCGGCGGCACCCCCGCCTTCTGA
- a CDS encoding HupE/UreJ family protein, producing MTRTPTPLLRAPLLRAPLLPALPARIVAAVVLFAAVVFGVLAPAGPAGAHGFSSVVYAHVTSSGPEVVHAELGLEYDLVLVSVATSEHDDPFHTQGQQAWDDGDFPGMVSAAEEHADALGSYVFDRFSVTSGGRPCTGELDPTITVDMQDEVPYAEVTADFTCPAAGHTESGHVVTSTLFPDDESFVRDTKTIVTYDVDAKQGSATLDASQPSFSTEQSAGERFWEFFRLGAEHLLSGIDHILFLVALIAGSRRLREVVFTASAFTIAHSITFILAALGVVSPPAIVVEPLIALSIAAVAGWYLWRLWRRRSRADELVVGEHGHFSLDRAGWTRLAVVFGFGLIHGLGFAGALGIHEAFSWQLLVSLLVFNIGIEAVQLAIIVIVFPPLSLLRRKAHRVSLWVTGAVTAGVFVMGMIWFVERLAAG from the coding sequence GTGACCCGTACCCCCACCCCGCTCCTCCGTGCCCCGCTCCTCCGTGCCCCGCTCCTCCCTGCCCTGCCCGCCCGGATCGTGGCCGCCGTCGTGCTCTTCGCGGCCGTCGTGTTCGGCGTGCTGGCGCCCGCCGGCCCGGCCGGCGCGCACGGCTTCAGCTCGGTCGTGTACGCCCACGTGACCTCGTCCGGGCCCGAGGTCGTGCACGCCGAGCTCGGCCTGGAGTACGACCTGGTGCTCGTCTCCGTCGCGACGAGCGAGCACGACGACCCCTTCCACACGCAGGGGCAGCAGGCCTGGGACGACGGGGACTTCCCCGGGATGGTGTCCGCCGCCGAGGAGCACGCCGACGCCCTCGGGTCGTACGTGTTCGACCGCTTCTCGGTGACGTCCGGCGGTCGGCCCTGCACCGGCGAGCTCGACCCGACGATCACCGTCGACATGCAGGACGAGGTGCCCTACGCCGAGGTCACCGCCGACTTCACCTGTCCCGCGGCAGGGCACACCGAGTCCGGGCACGTCGTCACCTCGACGCTGTTCCCCGACGACGAGTCCTTCGTGCGGGACACGAAGACCATCGTCACCTACGACGTCGACGCGAAGCAGGGGTCGGCGACGCTCGACGCGTCGCAGCCGTCGTTCTCGACCGAGCAGTCGGCGGGGGAGCGCTTCTGGGAGTTCTTCCGCCTCGGCGCCGAGCACCTGCTGTCCGGGATCGACCACATCCTGTTCCTCGTCGCGCTCATCGCCGGCTCCCGGCGCCTGCGCGAGGTCGTGTTCACCGCGTCGGCCTTCACCATCGCGCACTCGATCACGTTCATCCTGGCCGCGCTCGGCGTGGTGAGCCCGCCGGCGATCGTCGTCGAGCCGCTCATCGCGCTGTCCATCGCGGCGGTCGCCGGCTGGTACCTGTGGCGGCTCTGGCGACGCCGGTCGCGCGCCGACGAACTCGTCGTCGGCGAGCACGGGCACTTCTCGCTCGACCGCGCCGGGTGGACGCGGTTGGCCGTGGTGTTCGGCTTCGGGCTCATCCACGGGCTCGGGTTCGCCGGTGCCCTCGGCATCCACGAGGCGTTCTCGTGGCAGCTGCTCGTGTCGCTGCTCGTGTTCAACATCGGCATCGAGGCGGTGCAGCTCGCGATCATCGTGATCGTGTTCCCGCCGCTGTCGCTGCTGCGCCGGAAGGCCCACCGCGTCTCGCTCTGGGTGACGGGGGCCGTCACCGCCGGGGTGTTCGTGATGGGGATGATCTGGTTCGTCGAGCGGCTCGCTGCCGGCTGA
- a CDS encoding S1 family peptidase gives MQKPIVAAFAALAVVTAGVLTAAPASALPASTKVVGGEKAPTTSWAVQLEASGGSIPSGYVSNCTGEQINASWILTARHCIDGIGAMNVYHSNSTTNRGTAVAVDRVSASPAGDIALVHLRTTYALSTYAPLDLTATAKSSGTGTIQGYGLRANATQSDGLYQATVSLTGASTDAYSGRAQHLTGVTGASNHGDSGGPLLVNGKVVAVCSTGDSADPGANTKAGSNYALLSQASSWIRTTAGV, from the coding sequence ATGCAGAAGCCCATCGTCGCCGCGTTCGCGGCGCTCGCCGTCGTCACCGCCGGCGTGCTCACCGCCGCACCCGCATCGGCCCTGCCCGCGAGCACGAAGGTCGTCGGCGGCGAGAAGGCCCCGACCACCTCGTGGGCCGTGCAGCTCGAGGCCTCCGGCGGGTCCATCCCCTCCGGCTACGTCAGCAACTGCACCGGCGAGCAGATCAACGCCTCGTGGATCCTCACGGCCCGGCACTGCATCGACGGCATCGGCGCGATGAACGTCTACCACTCCAACTCCACGACCAACCGGGGCACGGCCGTCGCCGTGGACCGCGTGAGCGCCTCGCCCGCCGGTGACATCGCGCTCGTGCACCTGCGCACCACGTACGCGCTCTCCACCTACGCACCGCTCGACCTCACCGCGACCGCCAAGTCGAGCGGGACCGGGACCATCCAGGGCTACGGCCTCCGCGCGAACGCGACGCAGTCCGACGGCCTGTACCAGGCGACCGTCTCGCTCACCGGCGCGAGCACCGACGCGTACAGCGGCCGTGCCCAGCACCTCACCGGCGTGACCGGGGCCTCGAACCACGGCGATTCCGGCGGCCCGCTGCTCGTCAACGGCAAGGTCGTCGCGGTCTGCTCGACGGGCGACAGCGCCGACCCCGGCGCGAACACCAAGGCCGGCTCCAACTACGCCCTGCTGTCGCAGGCCTCGTCCTGGATCCGCACCACGGCCGGCGTCTGA
- a CDS encoding ROK family protein, producing the protein MLAGVDVGGTNTKVVLTTTDLRVVDRVDLPTPAHAGGAAIVTAALAAVTDLLDRHRASLAGVGVGAAGVVDQATGTVLVTGDSFTGWAGYGVTDAVTAALGVPATLDNDVNAFLLGEVATGAVTGARDVLGMTLGTGVGGALVLGGRLFAGPHGAAGEIGHVPGFGDARCTCGQVGHLETIAGARGIADRYAERSGRRVSAREVAAAARLGDPDAAAIFVTAGRGLARAALLTAGILDVTTVVIGGGIARSWDLLEPAITAAIAAEPPVSGATIRLAQSTLGSDAVALGAAAQVRALVLAADPVEGARW; encoded by the coding sequence ATGCTCGCCGGTGTCGACGTCGGCGGCACGAACACGAAGGTCGTCCTCACGACGACGGACCTGCGGGTGGTCGACCGCGTCGACCTGCCGACACCCGCCCACGCCGGTGGGGCGGCGATCGTGACGGCCGCGCTCGCGGCGGTGACGGACCTGCTCGACCGGCACCGGGCCTCCTTGGCGGGGGTCGGGGTGGGCGCGGCCGGCGTCGTCGACCAGGCCACCGGCACCGTGCTCGTGACGGGCGATTCGTTCACGGGCTGGGCGGGGTACGGCGTGACCGACGCGGTGACCGCGGCCCTCGGCGTCCCGGCGACCCTGGACAACGACGTCAACGCATTCCTGCTCGGCGAGGTCGCGACCGGCGCCGTGACGGGGGCGCGCGACGTGCTCGGGATGACCCTCGGCACCGGCGTCGGCGGGGCCCTCGTGCTCGGCGGTCGACTGTTCGCGGGCCCGCACGGCGCCGCCGGCGAGATCGGACACGTGCCCGGGTTCGGCGACGCCCGCTGCACCTGTGGGCAGGTCGGCCACCTCGAGACCATCGCGGGTGCCCGGGGCATCGCGGACCGCTACGCCGAGCGCTCCGGCCGACGGGTCTCGGCCCGCGAGGTCGCCGCAGCCGCCCGGCTCGGCGACCCGGACGCCGCGGCGATCTTCGTCACCGCCGGACGGGGACTCGCCCGCGCGGCGCTGCTCACCGCGGGGATCCTCGACGTCACCACCGTCGTGATCGGCGGCGGCATCGCCCGCTCGTGGGACCTGCTCGAACCCGCGATCACCGCCGCGATCGCCGCCGAACCGCCGGTGAGCGGCGCGACGATCCGGCTCGCGCAGTCGACGCTCGGGTCGGACGCCGTCGCGCTCGGTGCCGCGGCGCAGGTGCGGGCGCTGGTGCTCGCGGCCGACCCCGTCGAGGGCGCCCGGTGGTGA